From Staphylothermus hellenicus DSM 12710, a single genomic window includes:
- a CDS encoding carbohydrate ABC transporter permease yields the protein MKGFKLKYFFSNLREFLRSDASKFLAPALFFVIVFFIIPIIISVYMSFTPLRNWNIDKYAGEFIGLENYYRLFYLLTHDPSVKAVMITTIVFVSITLTINVIGGLALAIGTFFMNEKAAGASQLLWLLPRMTPVAVYSLIWYYFFHPSSIGTLNSILLKLGIIDEPIDLGQQILPWGAWAIIVFVNGLVGVSYGMIIFTSAISNIPKELVIAARVDGASNWDITRKILIPMLKWHITYVTTWQLLSLLTTYDHLFLLVKWGLVNRDYGTTWSLYVYNTAFLTGIQDQGLAAAAGVVLVIVSSILGIITLKLMGFEKMIKPPRGDI from the coding sequence ATGAAAGGGTTTAAACTCAAATACTTTTTTTCAAATCTTAGAGAATTCTTAAGGAGTGATGCATCAAAGTTTTTAGCTCCCGCACTATTTTTTGTAATAGTTTTCTTCATTATTCCCATTATTATCTCTGTTTATATGAGTTTTACGCCTTTAAGAAACTGGAACATAGATAAATATGCTGGGGAATTCATTGGTTTAGAAAACTATTATCGATTATTTTACTTATTAACGCATGATCCATCTGTTAAAGCCGTTATGATTACAACAATAGTATTCGTATCAATAACTTTAACGATAAATGTGATCGGAGGATTAGCACTTGCTATTGGAACATTTTTCATGAATGAGAAAGCTGCTGGCGCATCACAGTTATTATGGTTGTTACCACGTATGACTCCTGTAGCCGTATATAGTTTGATATGGTATTATTTCTTTCATCCAAGCAGTATAGGCACACTTAACAGTATATTGTTAAAACTGGGAATAATCGATGAACCCATTGATCTCGGACAACAAATACTGCCTTGGGGGGCATGGGCGATCATAGTATTCGTAAATGGGTTAGTAGGGGTTAGTTATGGAATGATTATTTTTACATCAGCTATTAGCAATATTCCTAAAGAATTAGTGATAGCGGCAAGAGTTGATGGAGCATCTAACTGGGATATTACACGTAAAATACTTATACCAATGCTTAAATGGCACATCACATATGTTACAACTTGGCAGCTTCTCAGTCTTTTAACAACATATGATCACTTGTTCCTCTTAGTTAAATGGGGACTTGTAAACAGAGATTATGGTACTACGTGGAGTCTATATGTTTACAATACAGCTTTTCTCACAGGTATACAGGATCAGGGACTAGCTGCTGCAGCAGGAGTTGTTCTAGTAATTGTTTCTTCTATACTAGGCATTATAACATTGAAGCTCATGGGATTCGAGAAAATGATCAAGCCCCCGAGAGGCGATATATAA
- a CDS encoding carbohydrate ABC transporter permease has translation MPGMRDVEIRKRSSEILIFLAIILASIPLITGYLLMILSSFSKTMFTSLDLNSFRPTLINWILLFQGRTAAFAGIHVNIWRIVLNTLIVALGISFLVTILGSLNGYAISRMNFPGRKHLLALLILLHAFPGSVLVVGVYFIYRLFIPPLELVSIYSFFYVIVARAAIEIPMATWLMKGFFDMIPWEIEWSAIVDGASRFKVWWKILLPMIKPGLAAVMLFGFLAGWMDLIYVRTFMVDITLAKFIEDNTYAEYAYLPLVAAAGTLYLLPTILFFVFAQRLIFTISVSGIKG, from the coding sequence ATGCCCGGTATGAGAGATGTTGAGATTAGGAAGAGAAGCAGTGAGATACTAATATTTTTAGCTATAATATTGGCTTCTATACCCTTGATAACAGGTTATCTATTAATGATTCTCTCAAGTTTTAGCAAGACAATGTTTACAAGTCTTGATCTGAACAGTTTCCGTCCAACTCTAATTAACTGGATATTATTGTTCCAAGGTAGAACAGCGGCTTTTGCAGGAATTCATGTGAATATTTGGAGAATAGTATTGAATACATTAATTGTTGCTCTAGGTATTAGTTTCTTAGTTACAATACTTGGTTCACTTAATGGATATGCTATTTCGAGAATGAATTTTCCAGGTAGGAAACACTTGTTAGCCCTACTCATACTCCTACATGCTTTTCCAGGTAGCGTATTAGTTGTTGGAGTTTATTTTATTTATAGATTATTTATTCCTCCATTAGAGCTTGTTAGTATTTATAGTTTCTTCTATGTCATAGTCGCTAGGGCCGCAATAGAGATCCCTATGGCTACTTGGCTTATGAAAGGCTTCTTCGATATGATTCCATGGGAGATTGAATGGTCCGCAATTGTTGATGGGGCTTCTCGTTTTAAGGTTTGGTGGAAAATATTGTTGCCAATGATCAAGCCTGGTTTAGCAGCTGTTATGTTGTTCGGCTTCTTAGCTGGATGGATGGATCTAATATATGTTAGAACATTTATGGTAGATATTACTCTTGCCAAGTTTATTGAAGATAACACATATGCTGAATACGCTTATTTACCATTAGTTGCTGCGGCTGGCACATTATATTTGCTTCCAACAATACTTTTCTTCGTCTTCGCGCAGAGACTTATATTTACAATAAGCGTCTCCGGGATCAAGGGGTGA
- a CDS encoding ABC transporter substrate-binding protein: MASALTRLQAIIITIVIIVAVIAGIAVWLQTGGGGAPVTVELTGNLETDAVNIGKALQDNGVNTVKYTVWSGGDPNSVMRIYGIVEAAERINKIWSDHGINVKIEVSTYYASNPKSIYRDYINKWGLGQAPDIMANGYIYIANLADEEYILDLTDYLNKYPGFLNKFYQSLITVMKYNGRIYGIPQDTEARPIYIRKDVAACAGIDLSGLAEKVKSGEFTWKDLYNLAKQAKDKGCAEWGLIHRKGSAHPDLIQFIYAFGGKLYDEKTGKLVLDKEVVYKWFATEKAFVNAGLLPSDMMSWDWGKQIHPTVVDGKTFAFIGGVWHWTEWQTKSYYTDPNTGELRPLTAEEVKRFFYYTLFPAGEPGKKPVTLSQPFAWVINSKAGYQNPDYDRLKDLYHKLAFLLVVKASDPDIIALHSIMSSHLPVTKEAADLLGNKQWIDNLKSLSFILSDQVRNEIKPIIEKTANPLNIEFLKNVTYMLEYTTFTPVHPLYPKLADYFADAIDKVLRGQMSPEEAVNYLVQKINADPDLKDNTEIIGEIPAGWSFP; the protein is encoded by the coding sequence ATGGCGAGTGCTCTAACTAGGTTACAAGCAATCATTATAACCATAGTAATTATTGTTGCTGTTATTGCTGGAATAGCTGTATGGTTGCAAACGGGTGGCGGGGGTGCTCCAGTAACTGTTGAATTAACCGGTAATTTAGAGACTGATGCGGTCAATATTGGTAAGGCATTGCAGGATAATGGAGTAAATACTGTTAAGTACACGGTATGGAGCGGTGGAGACCCTAATAGTGTAATGAGAATATATGGTATAGTTGAAGCTGCTGAGAGAATCAATAAGATATGGAGTGATCACGGTATAAATGTTAAAATAGAAGTATCAACATATTATGCTTCCAATCCAAAATCCATATATCGAGACTATATTAATAAGTGGGGTCTTGGACAAGCACCCGATATAATGGCTAATGGATACATATATATAGCTAACTTAGCAGATGAAGAATATATATTGGATCTTACGGATTACCTGAATAAATATCCGGGCTTCCTAAACAAATTCTATCAATCATTGATAACTGTAATGAAATATAATGGTAGAATCTATGGTATACCACAAGATACAGAGGCTAGGCCAATATATATTAGGAAAGATGTTGCAGCATGTGCAGGAATAGATCTTTCGGGACTAGCTGAAAAAGTGAAAAGCGGAGAATTCACATGGAAGGATCTATATAATTTAGCTAAGCAAGCAAAAGATAAGGGATGCGCTGAATGGGGACTTATACATAGAAAGGGATCAGCTCATCCAGACCTAATACAATTCATATACGCATTTGGCGGAAAACTATATGATGAGAAAACAGGGAAGCTAGTACTAGATAAGGAAGTAGTGTATAAGTGGTTTGCAACAGAAAAAGCCTTCGTTAACGCTGGTTTATTACCAAGCGATATGATGAGTTGGGATTGGGGCAAACAAATACATCCAACAGTAGTTGACGGTAAAACCTTCGCATTCATAGGAGGTGTATGGCACTGGACAGAGTGGCAGACAAAATCTTACTATACAGACCCGAATACTGGAGAGTTAAGACCACTTACTGCCGAGGAGGTTAAGAGGTTCTTCTACTATACATTATTCCCTGCAGGAGAGCCAGGGAAGAAACCAGTAACCCTTAGCCAGCCGTTTGCCTGGGTAATTAATAGTAAAGCAGGTTATCAAAACCCGGATTATGATAGATTAAAAGATCTATATCATAAACTAGCATTCCTACTCGTCGTTAAAGCTAGTGATCCAGACATAATTGCTCTTCACAGCATAATGTCCTCACACCTACCCGTAACAAAGGAGGCAGCAGATCTCCTCGGCAACAAACAATGGATAGACAACTTGAAATCATTATCGTTTATATTGTCGGATCAAGTTAGGAACGAGATCAAACCAATCATTGAAAAGACAGCTAATCCATTAAACATTGAGTTCCTAAAGAATGTAACATACATGTTAGAATATACAACATTTACACCAGTGCATCCACTATATCCGAAACTAGCTGACTACTTCGCTGATGCAATCGATAAGGTATTAAGAGGACAAATGAGCCCTGAGGAAGCGGTAAACTACCTAGTTCAAAAGATCAATGCCGATCCAGACCTTAAAGATAATACAGAAATAATCGGCGAAATACCTGCAGGATGGAGCTTTCCATAA